The genomic window caaaatgtgcttttataCACAAgtgtataaattatttatttatttttacatatgggtcaatgacgtgacgggtcatttttttgtccaaaggccttaataataataaaaaacaaagatatgacatataaagtatgtaaggtagtacagcTAGAACTGTTTTATTGAGTCCataaggtttttattatattttgctacatataaaggtattttaaaggttttgaagtgtcaaaaggtcattcggtttaaccgtccaaaggccaatacagccatgtcatttgtgattaaaatgtcttaaaaagtaataaatgtatatatttttattctggtatgattttataacatcatatatcaacatagtgcaaaatggtattaaaattatatgtagaagtcgttgctttgttatgagaaagaatgtccggaaaaatgaatttcattgatgtaattttgagtaaccaatataaaaggACCATTTTAGATCTAGTAATGttgtcagtatcatgtgacaagatgtgacatcattcagacacctgcaaaggacctcatggtcatgaagcaaagtaactaactctctcttaactatttgaaaaattcatgttttcacttgctcatacgcatgtgcCGAAACATCAGGtaattcggtacaaccgctataaaacatggtaaatgttgtaatatttaaaaaaaaattgtactaaatataaaatgtttgattgccCTTTTgctatcagcctgttagcatttttttttgaaaatatcgtcatttggtataaccaaaagtgtcattcggtaaaactgaaatttttgttgaactgaatgactttttttgtaaaaaatgacaaaagcagtgttaattgattataaaaaccacataatctcactgttaacacttaataaaacttcaaaatgaattatatctccattatgttttttttaatacttttaaaaaccttattcatcaatcaccaatatatgtaatttttattttaaaaagtatgcagtatacagtatgtacagtatatacactAGTATTCCAGTCCAAGCCAGCGGTACACAGGAAGTTTCTTTCTAAAGAATACattctgttttctttatttaactTGTTTTGTAGGGACACTAATAGCAATTCCAGAGATGCTGCTCTACTGCCTCGAAGCAATTTAATTATCTACAttccctctctctgtctcttttatTTATGTGAAGCTTTTCTGCCGTGATATACAATAGGTGTACATTGCCATTACACAGACATTATTGAAAAATCAAATCACTTTAGTCAGATTACTGCATACACAAGTGAAACAATGCAGTAATAAACATTCCACACATGGCGTCggcaagatttttaaaatgtttttgaaggaagtttcttatgctgattattattaaaaattatattataatatgctgatgttgctcaaaagaaacatttcttattatcaaacagttgtgctgcttaatacttTTGTGGAAATCGTGATTATcgttatttacatttacacttttgatcaatttaatgcatccttgctgaataaaagtattcatttctttttttaaaattcttattgaccccaaacttttggaccGCAGTTTATAAAACATTGTGtagaaaaaaatcttttatcCAACTGGAATATCATATACATCAGTATTTATAAATGTTATCTGTGTGCACTGTGTGTAAGTCACTTTCAGCGTAttatctgtgtgtctgtgtagttCCCCCTGAAGGTCCTGTTATCGAGGGCTCTCCAGAGATCCTGTTGACGGCAGGAAGCTCATATAACCTCACCTGTGTGTCTCGAGGAGCAAAGCCACTGTCAACGATAGAATGGTACAAAGATGGGATCATAGTGGAGGGAGCCCATACCAGCACTGTGAGTGAAGACACGATGATCCCATACATATGAGAACATACAGTCATATCTATCAGTCATTCttaatatctatatatctatctatcaggAGGTGTTAGCTGACAGGAAAAGGGTGACCACAAAGAGTTTTCTGGAGATCCAACCAGTGGACACAGACACAGGACGAAATTTCACCTGTGTGGCCTCAAATCTGGCCGCCCCTCTTGGGAAGAGAGCCACTATCACTCTCAACATCCACCGTACGTGTTTGTGcttgcattcatttattttattgtactaACATATTGTATATCCACAAAAAGAGCCCTGACgacctctcgctctctctccagATCCTCCTACAGTCATTCTGTCCATAGAGCCTCGGTCGGTTCTAGAAGGAGAGCGAGTTACCTTTACCTGCCAGGCCACTGCCAACCCTCCCATTATGGGCTATAGGTTAGTGTGTGTAGTGTGGGTATACATGCTGATCTCATTAATGTGCTCTTCTTGTCTtacatatgtgaccctggaccacaaaaccagtcataagtcacatggGTATAATATTTGTAGTAATAGCCAATAATACATTGTacgggtcaaaattatcgatttttcttttatgccaaaaatcattaggatattaagtaaagatcatgttccatgaagatattttgtaaatttcctataaatatatcaaaaatgtatttttgtgagtggatatgcattgctaagatcttcatttggacaactttaaagaggattttctcaatatttaaatttttttgcaccctgagattccagattttcaaatagttgtatctcggccaaatattgccCTATCCttacaaaccatacatcaatggaaagcttatttattcagctgaTGTATATATCTACATTtgaaaaaattgacccttatgactagttttgtggtccagggtcatatatgtgtgtgttagaattttattttagtatcattgagatactacagatgtttttattttttttattttaggtttagtttAATTGcggtttagtatgtttttttgtcatttgtcatttttttatgtgtatATAGTTGTTATTAATTAGTTATTTtactacatcaagttaaactataTGAAATTAAGAAGtgttggcaactagctgaaagaaaatattttataatttttttaaatatttattttatttcaaataataaaaatgttttaattttagttttagttaattacAGTAACACTGGTGTGTTGTAGGTGGGCTAAAGGGGGCGTGATTCTGGACGGAGCGAGAGAAAGTGTGTTTGAGACGACAGCAGATCACTCGTTCTTCACTGAACCCGTGTCCTGCCTGGTCTTTAATGCAGTGGGCAGCACTAACGTCAGTATATTGGTGGACGTTCACTGTGAGTATCTCAGTCGGTCAGTTCGATGATCTACCATACATGTCCTTTTATGGGTGTATGTTAGACCATATGTGTTTGCCAGTGCTACGCAgtacaaattatgtttttttatttcagccccaaatttaaaataatttaaaacaaaaagtaaaGGCACAAAGTTGTATTTTTCAGTGTGCTCTGATTTGGCATTTCCATATCTAGACCACCATTTCCTCACCATTTCTTAAAGGGCAGATTGAAATTATTCTGGTTATTAAATTTAAGAAAAATTTactaacttttattttatgggttttttttttttttttcagtttaattttgattttagtttgttatatatttattgtattttttgtaacttttgtttttatgtgtttttttaaaaaaaataatcttcttAATTGTTGTagttaatgactttattttctcTCTGGTAGTTGGTCCGATTTTGGTGGTGGAGCCGAGGCCTGTAACAGTGGATGTCGACTCTGATGTCACACTCAACTGCAAATGGTCAGGAAATCCTCCACTCACCCTCACATGGACCAAGAAGGGCTCCAGTATGGTAAGTGCACACTAGATAATGGATCCTACATATTTCAGTATGTATCGATACTAAAATATCTAAAACGGTTCCAATACTCCTTTTCTGCATTATCGATATAGCAATACCAGTTGCGCattctcactctctcttctctctgacGAAAAATTGACACACACCCACCTCCTCTCACTCACTTGTCGCATTCGCTCCGACTGAATAGTGCTTGTATTTCACACTCACACCAAAAGCGTGGACGCAACTGATCTATATAAGTGGTGCTCTCATCAATCCACCTATCAAACAGCTCGCGAGTATCAAATTGACTTCTTTTTCGTGGCTTATTGCGGTTAAACaaatacagctatggaaaaaattaagagaccacttaacattgatttctgaacttggagtggtctcttaattttttccatagctgtatgtacaaaattatgcaaaaatgcCTGGTTTGCTGAGTATTCAGGTAAATACAGTGAGTTTTGGAACGTAAATAGTTGAGAGAAAATGCAttttgtgtaacagtatattggatccgtgtaTAAGCTCTTAAAGTGAAAGCAGCCTCATAAACCTGCTGCTTTCTATCATGTtattcaaagaacaaaagacaaagagaagatctctcactgctcttgactgaataacttttgtaactttaattgtaagcatgaaagtaatgtcatttattactcaccctcatgtcattctatacctgtaagacctccgttcatcttcgggacacaaattaaaggaacactccactttttttgaaaataggctaattttccaactcccctagagttaaacagttgagttttaccgttttcaaatccattcagctgatctccgggtctggcggtaccaatTTTGGAGTTGAAAAATGAGGCTTTTTCAGAAAAAGTGGAGCGttcctttaagatatttttgatgaaatccgatggctcagtgaggcctctattgccagcaatgtcactgaacctctcaagatccataaaggttctaaaaacatatttaaaacagttcatgtgagtacagtggttctacctttatattataaagtgacgagaatactttttgtgcgccaaaaaaaaactaaataatgacttttcaactaTATCTAGtgatcaaaacactgcttcatatctttacgaatcttttgtttcgaattcagtgcttcggagcgccaaagtcacgtgatttcagtaaacgaggcttcatttaagcgatccgaaccactgattcaaaacaaaagattcgtaaaactctattgtattgtattctattgcatttatttgtgctatcgcttgaaatttgtttatttgttcttatttataACTGACTTTGTAAttctctttttttgtaaatatagtTCTACGGTTCAAATAAAGCCTCCCTGTTAAgctattacaattaaatttccCAAATTATCAAAACATTATGAGATAATAACTAATTATCTGTATAGCGGTATACATGGCAGTTTTCCCCGTGGTATTGAAAATGGTATagaatattgatatttttcaagATAAGTTGGGAAATTAcagtatcgtgacaacactactACAGAGTGCactcacaaaacaaaacaaaatgagctAATACACTGtctgcacaaaaaacaaaaatggtgtATAGACCATTTGTAACATTGTCTATCTTTCTTTATACCTCTCTTTGTTGTTTAGGTTCTCAGTAATAGTAATCAGTTATTTCTGAAGTCTGTGAGTCAGGCGGACGCAGGACAGTATGTGTGTAAAGCCATCGTCCCCAGAATCGGCGTCGGCGAGACAGAGGTCACGCTCACAGTCAATGGTCAGTAACATACATTTAGCTACACAAAAATACGTCATTGCAAAGATACACATTTTGAACCTGCAATTCAAAAATATTTCCACAGTTGAAAAGTCATCTTCTCACATAGCTCAAGATTCCTATGGACTTTGTTTATTCTAGATAACACAATTTGAATGCCTGCGCAAGGCTGCTAAAATATGAAAAGCATGACATGGCTCTGTTATAATGTTATTGGCTGTCCAGGTCCTCCAATCATCTCGAGTGAGCCAATCCAGTATGCCGTGAGAGGAGAGAAGGGGGAAATCAAGTGCTACATAGCCAGCACCCCTCCGCCGGACAAAATCGTGAGTTGAAATTCCACTCTATACAGTTCTGTACATACATGCAGCTTTTATTGCAGGTTATTAAGGACAGCACATGTGGCTTGCTGTGATTAACAGCAGACAATACATTTCATGCATCCCTCAGATAGTGTGcaaaaatgaatgtgaaataAAGTAAAGAATTTTTCAGTATagatatgaagagtttggttccaaaacgcaataactccattttgattaatttgagtaaaaaggtgttttctttaccaagaaagtggcaagatgaaaaccactattttctgtttcaaactttcacatagcatcttttggttataaaaacattaaaaattcaaatctacattttgattttaaaaagtttattataaaaacgtattattttttttcccaaaatgcaataaatccatgacacttttttttttttcaaaatgcaattaatccatcaatataaaagttatttttcaaattgaaaatacacaacaaagtaagttgattcacatatatgacagagtctaaactttgccaatatttatcttatattcaggcattttactaaaaatacattcagccgtcgctcccaaaatgaattcaacgggtaatcttgttaaaggtgccctagaacttttttttaaaaaagtaatataagtctaaggtgtcccctgaatgtgtctgtgaagtttcagctcaaaataccccatagatttttttttaattcatttttttaactgcctattttggggcatcattataaatgagccgattcagggctgctggccctttaattgctcgtgctctccgcccacggagctcgcacttgctttaaacgacactttacaaagtgttcgtcatgcagcatgtctaatcgcgtaagtacagtgtttatttgaatgtttacatttggttatgaatgagtttgatagtgctccatggctaaagctaacattacacactgttggagagatttatagagaatgaagttgtgtttatgaattatacagactgcaagtgtttaataatgaaaataacgacggctcttgtctccatgaatacagtaagaaacgatggtaactttaaccacatttaacagtacattagcaacatgctaacgaaacatgtagaaagacaatttacaaatatcactaaaaatatcatgttatcatgaatcatgtcagttattatcgctccatctgccatttttcgttgttgttattgcttgcttaccttgtctgttgattcggctgtgcacatccagacgttaatactggctgtccttgtctaatgccttgaacatgggctggcatatgcaaatattggggcgtacaccccgactgttacgtaacagtcggtgttatgttgagattcgcctgttcttcggaggtcttttaaacaaatgagatttatataagaaggaggaaacaatggagtttgagactcactgtatgtcatttccatgtactgaactcttgttatttaactatgccaaggtaaattcaatttttgaatcaagggcacctttaacattataaattatttaccgattaaagagtatctggcgccaccgcatggttaaataaacacatttggcGAGTAGCCTACATTGGTATtattaaaaacagcttttttaaaaagccttcaatgtttacagtgggtggaatggtgcgctgtgattggttgagcggatatatcgcgttctgcagagaaAGGAGACTGatgtttgtcgcgttttggaaagaaagggagaaaacatgacagaataacacgacggatatcgcattttgcgcaaaattaataaattacttttcaataccgaccagatacaatactgattttgccggaaactcaatttttttgaaaatggcgtttatcgcgttttggaaccaaactcttcatatgttTTAAAGTTTGTCCTTTTGATGTGAAGTTAATTCTTCCTTTTTTAGGTGTAGGAAATTCTGGGTAATTTTTCTGGGCTTTCAATGCTGTTCCTTGGCACGagaaatgacataaagcagttTTAAGTACATATACTGCCCCCTGAATGTATTCTCTTAATGTGTCTCTTACTGTACTTGTTTTATTCGTCCTTCTTTTATCATCTTTACACTACACTTGATTGAATACTGAAAGAGAGATAGAGCAATGCCAAAGGAAGCGTGAAAAATAGAGGTCAAGAAGATATCAAATGAGACATGAAAGATGAGGTGGGCTGACGGGGAGGGGGGAGAAAAAGAGTGACAGCGCAGAACAAAGTCCTGTACCTTTCAGTGTCGATTATCACTGGCAGACGACGCGACATGACAGACAAATGAGTGAGCTTTTAACAATCTCAGCACTTTACTCAACGCTCTGCCTCTTTTCctctttcctctctctcttgctctcccGCTTTCTCTCTTCCACCTGTCCTCTAGTCACcctcctctttttctttctccttcATCCACCTTTCTAGTCACTCTTTTTCCTTTCTCTTTCCTTTCATTGGCACAATAAATACCGCtgtgtaaaataaaagttatataAGAATAGTGCAGTAAACAAGTAgtattaacaaataaaacatgcatggtgtatataaaaataataataaaagaaataaaatgaaacaaaattcCACAAATATAACAAACTAGAATAATTGATTAGGATAATATTTAAGCAAATTATTAAAGTGGAtaacaatgaaattaaaaatatatgtgcCTATAATAGTGCTACTGTGCATAAGTTTAGTGACAGATTCATTCTGAAGTCATCTACCACTCGCTCTCTCTCTGAACCCTCTCTGGATAATGAGACATGGCACACCAGGACTGGCCTTAATGTGAAGACGGTACTtatgaaataatgaataatggaatgaatgagaaaaaaaggtGGAGAGGAAAAGAGAGCAGGCCATATGCTTTTGTTCCTCATCCTCTCGTCCTTCTTGTTGCGCCCCCCGCTCTCGCTTCCTCTGTTGTCAGTTTGAGAGGGACATTAGCGCTGTGAATATTTGATGGAGTGTTGTTCATTTTGTATGAACTATCTGCTCTCCCACAATTCAGAGCAAAATCCTAAAAGATCTGAACCCCTGCctgtgtatgtatgttttttatgtattttcaaaaatgtatgacaTTCCCATGTTGCTGTTTACtaatgtgtatatgtgtgtgaatgtttttCTGCAGGTTTGGGCCTGGAAGGAGAATGTGTGGGAAAAAGAGAGAGGAACGCTTTTGGAGAGGTACACAGTTGAGCAGAGCAGACCTGCATCACAAGGGGGCGCCGTTCTGTCCACACTCACTATCAATAATGTCATGGAGTCAGATTTCCAGTCCACTTACAACTGCACGGCATGGAACGCCTTTGGACCAGGAACTATGATCATCACCCTGGAGGAGACAggtcagaaaaaaaacactggcaGATGCAGAATAATGTCTAATGATGTGTCTCATTCTCCCTCTTTGTCAGATATAGTGTCTGTTGGTATAATACCTGTCTCTCTTTAGGGGGCTTTCTTTCACCAtaggtgtctttttttttagttatataAGGCCTGTAGTGTAGATATAATACCTGTCTCTTTCTCAGATATAGCATCTGTAGGTGTTTTTCTCTCAAATACATAATGGCTTTAGATATAATACCTTTCTCTGTCAGATAAAGTCACTGTAGATATCTTTCTCTCAGATTTATAAGGCCTATAGATATAAACCTGTCTAAAGATATAGTGTCTGTAGGTGTCTTTCTCTCAGATATGGGCTATTCTGCAGAATTGGTTCAAAGTCAGAGTTGGAAAcatcttgagaaaaaaaaagtattttaaatgtatttctagtaattgtgcagttaattctcatattgtatttttaGAAAGTTCtggaatatttttcctctccTTAAATTTGTCACAActgaaacacaataataaataatttaataagaagggtTACATTGACCTATtgagattttgtttacatctaccttgtaagtatatttttttgctattttattaaaaaaattcacaggtatatcaataacaattacaattttaacaatatttcaagtgtaatttatgagatttgttgtattttgaatcctATTTTTCTTTGTAAAAGGCATAAAGTTAATTATACTGATTTCAAAGTTAAGGATTTATCAGTTTGAATATACACTGaaccaaacactataataacatcaattcagtatactttatttttgaggAAACATCCCGTTTCGGTCGTGACTGCACATTTTCGGTAATGACGGTAATGTTTTGGTAGTGACCACATCACATTACAGAATTTTAACTTACATACTACAACACTActaaaacatactaaaatactaatgatttgcacaactgtattaaaattgtatttcccccaaataaagGATTATGTGTTCCcttttgtcactaccaaaacaatgtctgtttcggtagtgacaattttagatatttttaggcctagctcaaagatgctaatcagcacatggttagctagcacagttctgaacagttgtacacacataaaaactaaattttatggAATAACTCCCAAAAAAGTTTGCTTAATTGTAGAAAAAAGGTATTTGGTAGTGACATTCCTTGAAGTTAAGCacagattttcagacttttgaacacatttaccTCAAAATGATGTGATCTATCACCATGTAgctatgagagagagagagagagagagagagagagacaggaatATTTCTTGATCAAAAATGTAGGGGTGTGGTTAAAATCAGTCTCAGCCTATGGACAAAAACAtacactgtttcggtagtgacatgaaTATGCGGGACACTTgaaaagttacaaaaattatttcaatattttcacAAGTTGAAATGTAGGGGTTAGGGTTCAGGACAGTCACCTCCCAATTGAGAGTACCAAATAAATgatgattatatatatacagctatggaaaaaattaagagaccactccaagttcagaaatcaatgttaagtggtctcttaattttttccatagctgtatataaaGCTTAccaatattttaaatagataATAGAAGGATCTTAGTAAATGTCTaagatttaacatttaaatgctttttaaatgttttatggttgtgggacagcagtttgcaccaattctgtagaatactgtatatatatattgtgtatatatactgtatatatagaaTACTGGCCATATACTGTAtaaggcctatatatatattacttattGTTCTCTCAGATACAGTGTCTGTAGGTATCTTTCTCTCAGATATATAACACCTATAGATGTAATACCTCTCACTCTCTCAAATAAAGTGTCTGTAGGTGTCTTTCTCTCAGATATATAAGAGCTCTAGAtataatatctgtctctctttcaGATATAATGTCTGTAGGTGTCTTTCTAACAGATATACAGTATAAGGCCTCTAGAAATGtacctgtctctctctcagatAAAGTGtctctttgtctttctttcAGAAATATAAGGCCTACAGACATAATACCTGTCTCTCTCATACCTGCCTCTCGCAGATATAGTGTCTATAGGTGTCTTTCTCACAGATATATAACATCTCTACATATAATACCCGTCTCTCTCCCAGATAGGTATCTTTCTTTCAGATATATAAGGCCTACAGACATAATACCTGTCTCTCTCATACCTGCCTCTCGCAGATATAGTGTCTATAGGTGTCTTTCTCACAGATATATAACATCTCTACATATAATACCCGTCTCTCTCCCAGATAGGTATCTTTCTTTCAGATATATAAGGCCTATAGACATAATacccgtctctctctctctctctctgatgtaGTGTCTGTAGGTGTCTTTCTCGCAGCTATACATTATAACACCTGTAGATATAATACCTGTCTATCTCATAGTGTCTGCAGATGTCTTTCTCTCAGATATAGAATCCATACAGTAGGTGTCTTTCTCTCAGACATTATGTCTGTTGGTGTCTTTCTATCAATTAAAGTGCCTATAGATATAATACCTGTCTCTTTTCTTTTAGATGTAGCATCTGTAGATATTATGCCTATCTCTCTCTCGTATAGCATCTGTAGGTATTTTGCTGTCTTTCTGTCTCAGCATCTTTTGTTCTCTCTCAGACATAGTGTCTGTACGTATTATGTCTGTCTGTTTCATTTGTATAGCATACGTTGGTATAATCCCTGTCCCTCTGTGGCAATAGATATTATATCTGTGTCTTTGTCTTAGACATAGTACCTGTAGGTTATTTACTGTAAGTGTCTGTGTTTAAtacctgtctctctctctctcaggtaaAGTGTCTGTATGTTTTAtacctgtctctctctctcagatatAGTGCCTGTAGGTGTGATAGCAGGTGGATCTGTTGGATCTTCCATTTTGCTTCTGCTCCTCCTGTTTGCTCTGATATTCTATCTGTATCGACAACGCAAAGGCAGTGAGTAcactgtgtatatgtgtgtgtggctctgtgtgtgtgcatctgtgTTTCATGTTCATTTATTGGTGATGAATTTGTCCAATTTATCACTGGGGTTCAGATTCCAAGAAAATATATCTTCATGTGCATTAAAGGCAAAGCTCTGGAAGTCAAATTAGTAGATGATGCTTGATTGTAGTTTGGTGCCCCCGTGTGGCTAGAAAACAGAAGAAAAAGGCCTGTCAAGAACGTGTCtaggaaattatatttttaaaccatataataatatatatgtatatttatttattattttcaaaaataagtatatttttaggaccattcttttttttttttttttttttttattgtgcctTTTTTCATTATAAATTATGGTCATGACAATGAAATAATGCACATACTTCCCTGAGATATTAAAAGTGAGATATTTGAATTGGGAAGTATTTATATTcatatgcatttatatttatgaaaatagtttataaacttcttttaatttatgtttgaCCTAAAAGTCAAACATCCAGACACAATTCAGTATTGAGCATTTGACAAAAGTGACTGAACAAAATTCTGTTCAGGCTTTGATAGATTCACCTTCTTTACGTAAAAATGATttatgctttttgtttttcattgaaAAGTTTATGTCAGATAATATCAAATACTAAAATCTTTTTTAATGATTATGATAATGATTTATGTGCCCTACCTTTTATAGAACAGCCTGCTAACACTAAG from Megalobrama amblycephala isolate DHTTF-2021 linkage group LG17, ASM1881202v1, whole genome shotgun sequence includes these protein-coding regions:
- the kirrel1b gene encoding kin of IRRE-like protein 1b isoform X2 — its product is MGFSMTCLWILTLAISVHRVFSGPRFSQEPADQSVVVGERVVLSCVVFNYTGIVQWTKDGLALGIGEDLRAWPRYRVLRILDVGQYNLEITSADLTDDSLYECQATEAALRSRRAKLTVLIPPEGPVIEGSPEILLTAGSSYNLTCVSRGAKPLSTIEWYKDGIIVEGAHTSTEVLADRKRVTTKSFLEIQPVDTDTGRNFTCVASNLAAPLGKRATITLNIHHPPTVILSIEPRSVLEGERVTFTCQATANPPIMGYRWAKGGVILDGARESVFETTADHSFFTEPVSCLVFNAVGSTNVSILVDVHFGPILVVEPRPVTVDVDSDVTLNCKWSGNPPLTLTWTKKGSSMVLSNSNQLFLKSVSQADAGQYVCKAIVPRIGVGETEVTLTVNGPPIISSEPIQYAVRGEKGEIKCYIASTPPPDKIVWAWKENVWEKERGTLLERYTVEQSRPASQGGAVLSTLTINNVMESDFQSTYNCTAWNAFGPGTMIITLEETDIVPVGVIAGGSVGSSILLLLLLFALIFYLYRQRKGSRRGVTLKPDIKVETVNKETHSLEEEAASASTATRMFLPSVSLSPSTQPFKDDMDLKQDLQSDTLEAKVEEYEPKDPTNGYYNVRATTHDEVRASTRSLLYQEFRPPNPASVSASAGGPVANIHPAPTGRYEPRPASRMAHNTYAHFNTIARASQIQAPPNPVSKTTDYSGDRGLLESTNPLAFDSYAYSTTPQYRLGFAPPLEAGPAYEMYPTGQGVGTSQDANVGKYPSSAQFPYSTPPTEYSQRHTQRMQTHV
- the kirrel1b gene encoding kin of IRRE-like protein 1b isoform X4 — protein: MGFSMTCLWILTLAISVHRVFSGPRFSQEPADQSVVVGERVVLSCVVFNYTGIVQWTKDGLALGIGEDLRAWPRYRVLRILDVGQYNLEITSADLTDDSLYECQATEAALRSRRAKLTVLIPPEGPVIEGSPEILLTAGSSYNLTCVSRGAKPLSTIEWYKDGIIVEGAHTSTEVLADRKRVTTKSFLEIQPVDTDTGRNFTCVASNLAAPLGKRATITLNIHHPPTVILSIEPRSVLEGERVTFTCQATANPPIMGYRWAKGGVILDGARESVFETTADHSFFTEPVSCLVFNAVGSTNVSILVDVHFGPILVVEPRPVTVDVDSDVTLNCKWSGNPPLTLTWTKKGSSMVLSNSNQLFLKSVSQADAGQYVCKAIVPRIGVGETEVTLTVNGPPIISSEPIQYAVRGEKGEIKCYIASTPPPDKIVWAWKENVWEKERGTLLERYTVEQSRPASQGGAVLSTLTINNVMESDFQSTYNCTAWNAFGPGTMIITLEETDIVPVGVIAGGSVGSSILLLLLLFALIFYLYRQRKGSRRGVTLKPDIKVETVNKETHSLEEEAASASTATRMPFKDDMDLKQDLQSDTLEAKVEEYEPKDPTNGYYNVRATTHDEVRASTRSLLYQEFRPPNPASVSASAGGPVANIHPAPTGRYEPRPASRMAHNTYAHFNTIARASQIQAPPNPVSKTTDYSGDRGLLESTNPLAFDSYAYSTTPQYRLGFAPPLEAGPAYEMYPTGQGVGTSQDANVGKYPSSAQFPYSTPPTEYSQRHTQRMQTHV
- the kirrel1b gene encoding kin of IRRE-like protein 1b isoform X5 translates to MGFSMTCLWILTLAISVHRVFSGPRFSQEPADQSVVVGERVVLSCVVFNYTGIVQWTKDGLALGIGEDLRAWPRYRVLRILDVGQYNLEITSADLTDDSLYECQATEAALRSRRAKLTVLIPPEGPVIEGSPEILLTAGSSYNLTCVSRGAKPLSTIEWYKDGIIVEGAHTSTEVLADRKRVTTKSFLEIQPVDTDTGRNFTCVASNLAAPLGKRATITLNIHHPPTVILSIEPRSVLEGERVTFTCQATANPPIMGYRWAKGGVILDGARESVFETTADHSFFTEPVSCLVFNAVGSTNVSILVDVHFGPILVVEPRPVTVDVDSDVTLNCKWSGNPPLTLTWTKKGSSMVLSNSNQLFLKSVSQADAGQYVCKAIVPRIGVGETEVTLTVNGPPIISSEPIQYAVRGEKGEIKCYIASTPPPDKIVWAWKENVWEKERGTLLERYTVEQSRPASQGGAVLSTLTINNVMESDFQSTYNCTAWNAFGPGTMIITLEETDIVPVGVIAGGSVGSSILLLLLLFALIFYLYRQRKGSRRGVTLKPDIKVETVNKETHSLEEEAASASTATRMVKAMYSDPTNGYYNVRATTHDEVRASTRSLLYQEFRPPNPASVSASAGGPVANIHPAPTGRYEPRPASRMAHNTYAHFNTIARASQIQAPPNPVSKTTDYSGDRGLLESTNPLAFDSYAYSTTPQYRLGFAPPLEAGPAYEMYPTGQGVGTSQDANVGKYPSSAQFPYSTPPTEYSQRHTQRMQTHV